From Cecembia calidifontis, one genomic window encodes:
- a CDS encoding porin has translation MGRLAGKGYKIILILILGFPIFHGTLAQVVESDERALLKVEDGISFSKDSLFLMNFRFRMQNRAGFNTLEGDDFQVNQFEMRVRRLRLRFDGFVGNPRLQYYIQLAFSRADLDLENALIAQPVRDAVLYYVVNENFYIGFGQAKLPGNRQRVISSGNLQFSDRSTANALYTIDRDFGLFLYQTIPSKSSSLLQLKGALTTGDGRNAPAINNGLAYTGRVEFLPFGKFLNNGDYSEGDLEFEIKPKLSIAMTYSANYKATRTGGQLGSELFAPRDMNTLIIDGMFKYAGWAILAEYFKRTSPDPITVNEQGDIRFVQEGVGINTQISRMLDRDKEIAFRFSKATPDTSIRQFQERVDEALLGFTKYVNGHRIKLQANIGYKWLEGLSSFENVGNSWTGMFQVEFGI, from the coding sequence ATGGGCCGTTTGGCTGGTAAAGGGTATAAAATCATTTTGATCCTGATTCTTGGATTTCCAATTTTTCATGGAACGCTGGCGCAGGTGGTAGAATCTGACGAAAGGGCCTTGTTGAAAGTGGAAGATGGAATTTCCTTTTCTAAGGATTCCTTGTTCCTCATGAATTTTAGGTTTAGGATGCAAAATAGGGCAGGCTTCAATACCCTGGAGGGTGACGATTTTCAGGTAAATCAATTTGAAATGAGGGTCAGGAGGCTTCGTCTCCGTTTTGATGGATTTGTAGGCAATCCTAGGCTACAATATTACATTCAATTGGCTTTTTCAAGGGCAGATCTGGATCTTGAAAATGCCTTGATTGCCCAACCTGTAAGGGATGCGGTACTTTATTATGTGGTGAATGAAAATTTTTACATAGGTTTTGGGCAGGCAAAGCTCCCCGGAAATAGGCAGCGTGTGATCAGTTCAGGAAACTTGCAGTTTTCAGACCGCTCTACTGCCAATGCGCTGTATACCATTGATAGGGACTTTGGTCTGTTTTTATATCAGACTATCCCTTCTAAAAGCAGTTCCTTGCTTCAATTGAAGGGCGCTTTGACAACAGGCGATGGGAGGAATGCCCCTGCCATAAACAATGGACTGGCGTACACCGGTAGGGTGGAATTTTTACCTTTTGGTAAATTCTTAAATAATGGGGACTATTCGGAGGGAGACCTGGAGTTTGAAATCAAGCCCAAGCTATCTATTGCCATGACTTATTCTGCAAATTATAAAGCTACCCGAACAGGAGGACAGTTAGGGTCAGAATTGTTTGCCCCTCGGGATATGAATACTTTGATTATAGATGGGATGTTCAAGTATGCAGGTTGGGCAATTTTGGCAGAATACTTTAAAAGGACCAGCCCGGACCCTATTACCGTTAACGAACAAGGGGATATCAGGTTCGTACAGGAAGGAGTTGGTATTAATACCCAAATCAGTAGGATGCTGGATAGGGACAAAGAAATTGCCTTTCGTTTCTCAAAAGCTACACCGGATACGAGTATCCGCCAATTTCAGGAAAGGGTTGATGAGGCATTGCTGGGATTTACTAAGTATGTCAATGGGCATAGGATAAAATTACAGGCAAATATTGGGTATAAATGGTTAGAAGGACTTTCAAGCTTTGAAAATGTAGGAAACTCCTGGACAGGAATGTTTCAGGTAGAATTTGGGATTTAA